Sequence from the Paenibacillus tundrae genome:
TAGGTTGAGATTTACTTTAGCCTACGAACTATGATACAATGTACTACGTTGTCGATTGAGACAACAAATAACCTTAGCTTGGTTGCATGCTCTCACCGGCGGTTACGAGGCTAATGGCGATTATATGAAGGAGGTGAATAGGATGGCATTGACTCAAGAACGTAAACAACAACTGATCGACGAGCACAAAACTCACGAGTCCGATACAGGATCTCCAGAGGTGCAAGTTGCTATCCTTACGGAAAACATCAGAAGTTTGACAGACCACTTGCGTACGCATAAGAAAGACCACCACTCACGTCGTGGACTTTTGAAAATGGTAGGTCAACGTCGTAAGCTTTTGGCTTACGTGAAAAACAAAGATGTTAAACGTTACAGCGCATTGATCGAGAAACTCGGATTGCGTCGTTAATTATCGTACATGTTTTCAAAACCAACCTGGCTGTTATCCGCCTTCCTTTTGTCTAAAAGGACAAGCGGAACCTACAGCCGGGTTGTTTTGTAGATGAACATGTTGCCATATATTTGTAGATGGGAGCTCCGCAAGGGGCTTTTGTTTTGCTAGAGGGCTTGTTGTCCTCTTAATGAAATGTTGAAACCTGCCGATGCTAATGAATGTTGGACAAGCAGGAAATACTGTGAAGATGCAGAATCCATTGTGTTAGGAACGATTAAAAGGAGGGATTTCATGGAAAAGCGTGTTGAAATGCAACTTGGTGGAAGAACGCTTGTGCTTGAAACAGGTCGTTTGGCTAAACAAGCTAACGCTGCGGTTAAGGTGACGTACGGAGATACCGTTGTATTGTGTACCGTTACAGCATCCAGCGAACCAAAAGATTTAGACTTTTTCCCATTGACGGTTAACTATGAAGAGAGATTGTACGCTGTAGGAAAGATTCCTGGGGGATTCATCAAACGTGAAGGCAGACCGAGCGAAAAGGCGATCCTTGCCAGCCGTCTGACTGACCGTCCGATTCGTCCGTTGTTCCCAGAAGGCTTCCGTAATGATGTTCAAGTTCTCAACATCGTTATGAGTGTTGATCAAGACTGTGAACCACAAATTGCTGCGATGATCGGTACGTCGGCTGCATTGAGCATTTCTGATGTTCCATTCAGCGGGCCAATCGGTGGTGTGAAAGTGGGACGAATTAATGGTGAATTCATCATTAACCCAACAATTGCACAGCTTGAAGTAAGTGAGATCGAGCTTGTGGTAGCTGGAACGAAAGATGCCATTATGATGGTTGAAGCTGAAGCTAACGAAGTGCCAGAAGAAATCATGCTGGAAGCAATCATGTTTGGTCACGATGAGATCAAAAACATTGTTGCTGTGATTGAACAACTGGTAGAAGTAGCTGGCAAAGAAAAAATGGCTGTGAAACTGCATGCAGTTAACGCTGATGTAAATAGCGCTGTTCGTGAATTTGCGAGTGCACGTCTCGTTGAAGCAGTTAAAATTGCGGAAAAACATGCTCGTCAGGATGCAATTGATGTAGTGAATGACGAAACGGTTGCTCACTTCGAAGAGAAATATATCGAAACACCTGAACTGCTCAAAGATGTAAAAGAAGTGCTTCACGATATTGTAAAAGAAGAAGTACGTCGCCTCATTACACATGATAAGGTTCGTCCGGATGGTCGTGGCCTGGCTGAGATTCGTCCAATTGAATGTGACACATCCCTGTTGCCACGTACGCATGGCTCTGGTCTGTTTACGCGTGGTCAAACAC
This genomic interval carries:
- the rpsO gene encoding 30S ribosomal protein S15; this translates as MALTQERKQQLIDEHKTHESDTGSPEVQVAILTENIRSLTDHLRTHKKDHHSRRGLLKMVGQRRKLLAYVKNKDVKRYSALIEKLGLRR